The sequence CACCACTTGCCCACCTTTGCCGGGAGTCACCCCTCCAACCAGTTGAGTTCCATACTCACGACACTTAATGGAATGAAACAGGCCTGCTTTCCCTGTAATGCCTTGGGTCATCAATACGGTATCTTTATTCACTAATATAGACATGATCAATCCTCGCTGCTGCTGCTGCTGCTGCTGCCGCCGCCGCCGCCAAGCGGGCACCTTCAGCTAAGCTATCGGCACTGGTTATCGCCAACCCGGAATCTTTTATGATTTGCAATCCTTCTTCTTTATTAGTGCCCTCCAGGCGAACCACCAAAGGCAATTCAACCCCCGTACTCTTCACAGCATTCACGATTCCCTGGGCAATAATATCGCATTTCATGATGCCGCCAAAAATATTGATGAGAATACTTTTAACATTAGGATCTGAGGTGATGATTTTAAGGGCTTGTGTTACGGCTTCTTCAGAAGCACTACCCCCTACATCCAAAAAATTAGCAGGTGAATGGCCATTGGCCAAGATGGTATCCATGGTGGCCATAGCCAAGCCGGCTCCATTTACCATACAGCCCACGTTACCATCGAGTTTGATATATTTCAGCCCGTATTTCGCTGCGGCCTGCTCATTTTCATTTAATTCATTATTGAAAAATGCCCACCATTTTTTTTGCCTGAACCGAGCGTTGCTATCAATATTAATCTTGCAGTCCAAAGGCATTAGTCGTCCATTTTCTCCACACAAGACCAGAGGATTAATTTCCAAGAGCGTACAGTCATTGTCAACAAAGATGTGGTACAGTTTTT comes from uncultured Desulfobacter sp. and encodes:
- the sucC gene encoding ADP-forming succinate--CoA ligase subunit beta → MKLHEYQAKEILRHSGIETPFGMVAETADEVETLLKQMNISRGLVKAQVYAGGRGKAGGVKFFESVAQAREITDSMLQTALVTKQTGPDGELISKVLIEKPVEFAQEFYLAFLIDRANSCPILFVSSEGGMEFEEVAKKFPDKILTLALCDDSDFEALARQINRIFQLDKKYFKKLVDLVEKLYHIFVDNDCTLLEINPLVLCGENGRLMPLDCKINIDSNARFRQKKWWAFFNNELNENEQAAAKYGLKYIKLDGNVGCMVNGAGLAMATMDTILANGHSPANFLDVGGSASEEAVTQALKIITSDPNVKSILINIFGGIMKCDIIAQGIVNAVKSTGVELPLVVRLEGTNKEEGLQIIKDSGLAITSADSLAEGARLAAAAAAAAAAAARIDHVYISE